The Tachysurus fulvidraco isolate hzauxx_2018 chromosome 10, HZAU_PFXX_2.0, whole genome shotgun sequence genome segment CTAAATGTAATGAATAGGGTTATTTCCATCGCTTTCCATCTCTCTATGACACATAGCCAGCCAACAACTTTAATACTTTGGGTGGAAGGGAAAGGTTCTAGCAATGTTCTAGACATGTATAGACAGACTGATTGTGTGTATCTCAAAGTCTGTTAAATGCCTGCTTATTCGATCTTTATAGAAAGTCAGAAAAGGCAAGATGTTTCCGAATAAGTttggtgaaatatatttatgcttttttgAAATTGAGTAATGTAACAGATAAACTAGAAAACTAGACCTTTCATGTTAACCagcgatttaaaaaaaaatactaatactaatgttttaaaataatactaatactaattgTCTAATACTAGCACCATAGGATGTACAGCACACCTTCCATAATGTTTTAAGTATTAACAGAGCCGATCAGCCCTATACGCTCATtacgcaagttgcgtagggccctgcctcccctgcctcattttacagagtgtgttaatgtttactgtgtagatgacaatatgaagcggagctatccatctggccatgaaaagagaaaaaagaaacaaaatgagagtgaaatgcaagaacagcaatcaggtaaacttgtgttctattcaggtttgatgtcagcaagagcaaataacagtaaagttaagttgatgtgattctgtctctagtctctatctgactagctaaattagctgtgcagtgctgccagtgcaagtgtgtggcaaatggtttacatggctcatggGTCAGGTAGGTGGGCCcattagcagaattttgcttagggccccagggaggtcaggatcggctcttgAGTATTAAACTAAAACAATTTGCAGTAATATAAACCATTGGCTaaaaacatttcttaataaatgaattaatgaatgaatgaatgaattaattaatgaattaattaattaattaatgaaaaacTGAATAatcattgattatttaaaaatgtaaaagtacaaGTCTATAAACAtcctttttataataaattttataataatttttttagccAATCACATGCATGTATACTTTTTTCCAgatggtgacagaaaaaaattaaattaatgggTATAGAATTTTTATAGAAAGTTTATACATTAAATCATGACTGTTCTCTCATCTTTAATGCTAATCTCATGTTTGGTAAGCAAAGAATTTCAAATTCCAGTTGAATTCTCTCTAAAATTCTACACATGTATAACtagtatttgttatttattatcctGTAATACACAATCTAAAGGCTATGCATTACATTTcatgaaacaaaaatatttaaaaaagactgcaatagtcattttatttttgaatttacTGTTGCTTTTAATTCAACTCGATGTCGCCACCTTGCGGATATCTGTATGCATAACGGATTCCCCCAAGACACGCCactatttaaacacattaaaacatgACATTTTACCTCACAGTAAAGATCATTTTTAGCTTACAGATCGCAGGACAACACACTGCTGTTGAATAGAAAACAATTGACCTGTCAGAACAAAAAGTAATAGTCTTaattactgttaaatgaaatctaACCCATTTACATCAATGACATATGTCTTTATTCAGCTACcttttcatcttatttataaAACTGGGATTGGAACTCATCCTTCAAATCAGTAGGTCAGTGTTTAAACTACTGAGATACCACCAACCCAATACAAGCACAGATTAAAGGATTACTTTTGAGTCTTAATTGCGTTCATATACAATAATAGAGATAATGAAATATCAAATACCTtaattgtgaaaaataaaatattgtacttAATTATTGTACTTATTGGTTTCAACAGAAACAGAGGGATCTAATTAGTATTAGTAACGGATCCTTATGGTACTGAAGTGCTGACAGAGACatgcctttatttgtcacacttGCTTTGCATTACTCagccaattttatttatttttttaaatgttttgcatttaCACGTTTTTACAGTAAGCACAGAGAATGTTCACGATGGAGGatgtcatgctttttttttttttttttttttttttacaaaagatGCTGGGATGGGAAGAACAACATATGTATTACCACAAATCAAGTCAGGAACTTTTCTTTAAGACCATTCACATCACAAACTGGTTAAAGTTATGATATTAATTATTAACGATAACACAAGTGTAATAGTTGACAATTTGCTGTGGTATAGAAGCAATAAAACTCTTTGtgacatgctgttattggaaataCGGTACCATACCTGATAATAGTTTTGTTAAAGGGCTGAGCACTGATCAGATCTAAATAGGACACTCTGTAGTCCATGTAGGAATCATTCCAACAAAAGGAGGAAATTGGTCACtagtcacatatacagtattgaATTAGTCCTAATTTGCATCggtccaaaaaaacaaaaaaacaaaaacagaatataTTCATTCTGTTTGTTGTCAAAATTGTAGAATTTGATTAAATTAAGGAGAATGTCATAAAATCCGTTTTAAGTCTCAATTCTTCCTCTTCTTATGTCTCTTcggctcttacacacacacacacacacacacacacacacacacacacacacacacacacacacacacacacacacacacacacacacacaccaatcagcCATCAGATTCAAAGCACCTGATTAAATACAGCTGTGATCTATCAAACTCAATTCCTTTAGTATATGGCACCAAAATGTAAACAGCAGATCCTGAGATCTCTTGAACAGGCCATAATGGAGTGGACTTGTTGGTAGGTAAGAACCGCTGCATGCTGGGAAAACCTTACAAGGCCTGTTGTTTTGTAGATGCTCTTCCCCAGTCAtctaaacatcacaataatgtgtgattattgaAGGTAAGatatttgttacttttattagCATTTTACTATCATCAACTGTGAAAATAACGCAAACCCAAAATATTAATCTCTAAAtagcttgttttattttgctgtcAGTCAGTGAGACTTTTTCCAGttattcacatttattctcAGTGAGGTCCATCTTTCACACAACTCACATACACGTCAACGGCTTGCATTTATAcacataataaaatgtttatttgaatatttgtttGGATATGTGAaacatacacacgtgcacacgcacacacacacacgctttatttaattaacaaacTCCAAAATTAACAAAACCCTTAAAAATCCAGGAACACGAGCACAAGGGATTTTTTGACGTCTGATTTCCAGAGAAAGCTTTTAGAAGGCATTACTGTACAAGAATATCAGGACTGGTAAAATAGCTTCACTATAAATCAATCAAACCAGGCAAACAAGTTTAAAACTACAGTGAACCTAGAAATACTCAATATTTCAATGTAATTTGATTGATTTCATATCAGGCACATAAAACAAATCCATAcaccacattattattattattattattattattattatctttgtcatgaacacaaaaaacaaaacaaaacatataaatagTCAACATTGAGCTTTGTTCTTGCGATGGCAACATATCCGGGATGTTTAGCTATGGACTAGGGAATGCGTGCTACGGATTCTTCTTGAAATCAAGCAGCAAAAGAACATaaaatcaccaacacacactgtatatattatatatatgaattCATGGCTATGTAGATACATACTGCAAAAATATATAGCGCAAAGCTTCATGGCTTCATCACCTTATTGGCCAACCCGAGCGACAGAAGGtgacactatactgtacacttaagTGTATATCTCTCCCTATACAATCAGCTTCATTCATTTTTAGCCTAAAACTTCAATTTAAAAATTGTCTGTGTTAAGAAAAAGTGCTTAAACATGCCCAAGCATACTCAGACCTCACTTGCTATTAAAGTTTAAGGGCAGTTGAATTCTGTAGCACTTTCTGTAGATCGTGTTCACGAATTTGAGTCGTATAAATCCATCTCTAATTCAGGCTTTCCATCTATAAAgcagttaacaaaaaaaaaaaaaacactttagatCCTAAAGATGTTCTCGGTCACAGTGGGAAATTTGGGACACCTAGAATATTCCTTTAAGATAAATATGTGAAATTTGCTTTTTCCacaatgttcattaaattaGATTATCCATTAGCATAATAAAAGAATTTCGAGTCATGCTGCCAAAGTGATCTAAGCAGAGTAGAGAAGaaaaagtatatttatattataaatacatatattatttatttatatatttctaggTTGTATGAGCAAAGCTAAAGCCTATGGCATTGAAATaatttgaagaaagaaaaaaaaggttcacaTTTGCATAATTTTAGTTTATACATCTAGGCTCTATTTATTGTGGAGCTACAAGTTGGCATCTTGATGGTTTtcccttataataataattaaaaaaagtgatgtTTCCACTCAGCTAAGCAGAAATCCGTCTATTAAGCTCTATACAGGGCATGAGGTAAGCCTTTGTACTACCACAATCTAGCAGCTTCTTTGgcaaatattttgaaaaagctTTTTATATTTCCCTAAAAAAGCCTAAGCTCAATTCAGGTCTCTTGGGTAAACTAGCATCAAGTCTTAAAATCTTCCTGCTCTAGATCTAAGGCAGCATACGGAGGGCGTCTGAGGAGTTTAAAATGTCCTGAAAAGGTAAAAAGTGTAATGAAATGTTCTCTCATTCCCGATGCATACATAAGGCAGTGGACATTGTGGACATTGTGGATAAGGCACAGTTTGTTTTAAAAGGAACACTTCACCCAAATGTCATTATGTAGATAACTAAGTAAAACTACTGGAGAGTGAAGGGGACAGATAGTGTTGTATGTCATCAAGTCCATTCCCTGGAATCCTTATTTTTCCCCTCACATGTGGATCTTGGAGTAGAGCTGATCGATCTGCTGCCTGAAATGGTTCCTGAGCTCATTACGCTTCGCTTTAAGTGTTGGAGTCAGGAGGCCGTTCTGGATGGAGAACATCTCAGAGTGCAGAGTGATATCCTTCACCTACAACACATACGAGCACGTTAAAGACGTTCATTTCGAACTGGAGAGCAGTTTAGTGTTTAAAAGAAGTGTAAAGCTGAGTGTTGGGTATTACTATCTATCTCCCATATGAAGATGGGTTTCCTTTTGGGTCTGGTTCCTTTAAAGGTTTCTCCAGAGCATAAGAGGTTTTTTTGTCTTCACCTACACTTTctgacttgttcattagggataaatgtttatttattgaattctGTAAAACAGCATTGTGTCAATGTTCactgttaaaagtaaaactgaactgaatttctTGGGTCCTTGTTCTTGCTATGTGGAGATGtcaaataatgtgtgtgtgtgtgtgtgtgtgtgtgtgtgtgtgtgtgtgtgtgtaaaataatcccttttttatatattgttagAATAAACCTCACCTGTTCAAAAGACTTCAGTCCACCTTCTTTGCCCAATTTAAGAATTTCCTCCAATATGGCGTTTTTCACTTCCtgcaagtaaacaagaaaagatcTTTACCTTCAGGCTTCAGGTTCACAAGCTTACTATAATAAAGTGGGTTTACAAGACAAGTTCATTCCATTTAAACAATGGAAACGCTATACTAACTACGGCTTAAGGcttaaaagcttttaaacaaACACCATCTGTTTTCAACATGATCCCAGGAAGCCATGTCTTCAGTGATTGTGTGATTACAGAGAAGCCAGTTTGCTTAACATTTACTAACAACAGTccacttttaaaaatgtagcTAACACTTGAACAGTCAAAGGATGTTGGAAATGAAATCTTAGATCTCTAGAAATCTTCTTGATGTTGATGTGAACCATTTTTTTTCAAAGAGTAAAATCTGTAATTATTAAAcctttaagacttttttttaaccccaggaatttgctcctgttttgttgtgtccatgttcagtatTGAATGTTAAAATGCAAtagtgtttatcttcaaccactacaatacacacagagataaaaTTATtcggtttttattttatacatgttaacaaaatgaaaagataATTTGATTTCAATTCCACCGGTCAAATGGAACGCCAGTGTACATTATGagagttttcttctttttactttgtttctCCAGTGTTTTCACATGTGCAGTGCATGTCTTTTACTAACACTGTATGATCATGTACAAGATGTAGTGTTGAATTCATGTACATTAGTGCATTTTAATGCGACTTAACAACTGCCTTCAGACTTCCATTAACAATCCTATTTGGAGTAAATATAAGGATTATTAGGTTGTCTGTCCAAATCTAGCTCAAATCATATAGACTATAAATGcagactgaaataaataaaaaaataataaaactggaGTATTTTTACATAACTGAATGTATGCTATAGAACTCATCACATCTCATTACCTTGCTGCTACAGAGCTCCTCGTATGAGCCGTGAAATCCTCTTTTATTGGCCCAGCCACGCAGGAAGTCCGGGTCAGGCACAATGATGGCCACCAGGCAGGCCTGTGGGAGAGGTACAATTCCACAACACTTTaatatttactcttatttacaaTCTTTTTGAGTTTCTGTTTGCaccttttgtttctctctcgttctctgaTGTTCCAGTACTTTTTATTTGGTGCTCAATGTTTTATGTATTGCACTGAAACAGCTATAAAACAATTGGTGTCACGTATCAAGGTCCGGGTAAAGGAGATACTCTGTCATAGTGACTGCCTCACCTGTAGGCTATCACCATGCACAAAAGCCTGAGCCACAGCTTCACTCCGGATGTAAATGTTCTCGATCTTCTCCGGGGCAATGTACTCTCCTTGTGCCAGCTTAAAGATGTGCTTCTTACGGTCCACAATCTTCAGAGTGCCATTCTGTCAGAAGATAGCAATTTTATAACACCGATtgaaactgagagagaaaacTGAAACATTGTGCCATACGTGTGTATGTagcagtcattcattcattcattttttgccgcttatccgaactacctcgggtcacgaggagcctgtgcctatctcaggtgtcatcgggcatcaaggcaggatacaccctggactgagtgccaacccatcgcagggcacacacacactctcattcactcacacactccggacaattttccagagatgccactcaacctaccatgcatgtccttcaccaggggaggaaaccggagtacccggaggaaacccccgaggcacggggagaacatgcaaactccacacacacaaggcggaggcgggaatcgaacccccaaccctggaggtgtgaggcgaacgtgctaaccactaagccgccgtgcccccAGTGTATGTAGCAGATACAGAGAAATAGAATGTTTAAGTAGGCACTATTATACGAAATTAGGtgttattttatacaacagtaTGGTTCCCTCAGCAAATTCCCTGGTGGTCCAGAGGCAGGGTCCCACGCTCTCAATGCCAAGGCCCAGGTTCGGTTCTTGGGCAAAGAACCAACCCAGCCACTAAGGGATTATCTCCCAGTGCCGGTCCTAAACCTAGATAAAATGATGtagtagcctagtagttaaggtgttagtggacctgggattagaactctcaaccttccaattggtagaccAAGCTTATACTACTGGGCCCTGGAGCAAGGCccttgtataaaatgagaaaaatgtaaatctCTCAGGATAAatgcgtctgctaaatgccacaaatgtaaaatgtaaaactttaacTGGAAAATTTCTGTGTTTAGAAATACGAAAAACCTGCGCCAAAATCAAATACACCGATCAGATGATGTGTGGCGACTCTAAACAGGGAGAAGCTGAaggacaacaataacaaaaatgatTGTTAGAAATGCAAAACAGAATCGAATCCACCTTATTTTAGGAAacaactaaagaaaaaaaaaaaacaacaattagaTCCTCAAAACCTTTCTGAAAAATACACATGGCCAGGAGTTCACCTGAACTGGTTTATGCAGTTTGCATTCAATTATGTCTCATGAATATAACTACTCAATTATTAGTTAATGAAATGGACAGAAAAACCCAACGTCACAGGTTATTAAAGAGTAAAACCTACCGGTAGCCACTTGCCGATGTCTCCTGTGTGGAGCCAGCCGTCCTGGTCCATGGCCTCCTCCGTCTTCTCTGGGTCTTTCAGATATCCCTTAAACACATTGGGCCCCTTCACGCACACCTAGAGCCCAGACACAATGCTCAACAGTGGGGAAAAAACCCCTCTCTCTGTATACAAAGCTTAAGTAAGAACTCCACAGCACACACCTCTCCTTCTCCATTCACAGCCAGATAGTTCATCTCAGCAACATCCACCAGCTTCATGAGGTTGCATGGGAGAGGAGGTCCGACGTGACCTAGAGTcgacaaaatgagaaaaaaaaaatgcagagtgaAGAACAGATGAAGCAGAGATCGAAGAACACAAGAGAGTCCACAAGTCAGTGTGGGAGCATGTGTTACCTGCTGACCAGTCTCCTGCTAACGTGACCGTGCAGCCGGCTGTGCACTCGGTCTGACCGTAGCCTTCATAAAACTGCACACAAGAGAAAGCACGGTTAAACTTAAACGCGCATACGCACACATGCGTTATGTGTTAAAATAATGCTCAGTGAGTAAGTGTCCTGGGATGAGCACAGGACAATCTTTAAGATTTTAGCAGCAGTTGTTAGGCACAAATCTACAGTCTTAGCCATTGAAGTAATAATATGCTTTATTTAActgaagaaatgaaaataattgcACCGTATATTGTGTGAGAGATTCTATTGTATTGAATAGAATTTGAATCGgaagatttttaattaaatgaaattcaaCAATACAAAAGCattgataaaaataatgaaGGGTATTTAGATTGTGTGTGGGGTTTTGTTTTCCCAGACCTGGCATCCCAGAGCCGCACGTAGAAAAGTCAGCACATGAGCAGAGATGGGAGCAGCTCCAGTCAGCATCAGGCGCACTTTTCCTCCAACACTGTCCTGCAGGGGGcagcagaaataacagcatTGAGCATCATCAGGCCTCAGACACACTGTCCGTACTGAAACCCCATCTCAGTGCAGTGGGAAGTACACGGTTTGTGCACAGAAATATTGCCAGTTCACCAAGAACACTTGGTGGCCTTTCACACCGCGTTCGGTCTCACGTGTAATTTAGAAGCACTACTTTTTACCCGCGGCCATGAAACCTTGCACTGAGGCTTTTGTTGTGTTCTTGCCCAACGTGTGAAACGGTCCAGTGTTATGACTAGACGCTAAGCGACAGAAACTGAACCCGATCAGAAACTAAACGGAGTGTGCCACATCAAGTGTTTTGCAAAATCACGGCAACAGTGTTGTGTCAACTGTTTCCTTGCCTTTGTGTATCTCAGGAGGCTTAAAACAGCCAAGTAGATTACATTTAACATGgcaacgtttttgttttttttccttcttgctGAAATGAAAGCATGAGACAAGCCGTTATTTAAATCGGTCATGCTGTATTTACCCAGTCGTCGTTGCAGATGTCGAAAATATGCAAATCAGAAGGTTAAAGCAGGGTCGAGGAAATATACAGGATGAAACATCAGACGATAAAGAACCAGGATTAATTATTAGCCTCGGGTAAAGTATAAGCAGTGTGAAATGTCAGATCAACATAACCCAGGATAAAAATCCCTCCGGTAGGTGACcgtgtgtagtgtttatggtaCATAACATCCCAGTATGCAACTGGATGAAGCAGAAGTAAGGGAAGTATTTACCTGGACTTTCTTAAAGATGATTTTATCCCAAAAACTGTTTCGCCTCATGATGCCACTCAACATCTCGGCCTCTTTCCTCCGGAAGGCGAATTCTAAGATCCGCCTCTTCAGAGGAGTGTTGGCTTGGCCAAagatctgaaacacacacgttGTAAATCATTCCTACGTTCTCTGCCCTAACAAGTAGGGAATAAATCCCAAACGGGTTTGctattagaggaaaataatgaatCATGGCGAGGTGGTGTGATGCATGGTGAGGCCTGTGATGATACACAGTTACTATTGTTTTTCTTAACTTCTAAacaattaccttttttttttattaaataaagaacaacaaATCATATGTTTAATCTTACAGATTGTCTACCAAATGAGATCCTTTAATCATGTTGCatcaccatctgaccaatcaaatttgagaattcaacagctcCTTATATGGTAAGCAGGATGCATGCTGTATAAATAATACATCATAGTAATGTATACCGCTATAAAAaggtatattatgtatattatatatatatataataaaaagttaTATCGCTATGAGATCCtcatgtgtaaaatatttccCGTTTTCGTTTTCAGCTAACCTTATCGTACATTCGGTTGAGCAGACGTGGCACCACCGGAAAGACGGTGGGCCTCAGAGTCATAAGGTCATCCATGAGGCAGCGGATATCACCTTTGAAATAGCCGATACGACCCCCGTGAAGTAGCATAACGCCCTGAGAGACACAAACCACGCAAGAAAACCAGGTTAATGGTCACAATACATGTGATAACACAAAAAGGGCATTATTACGATGGCTACACGTTAAGCGATCTAGTCCGTACCTGTACAACTCGCTCGAACATGTGTGCAAGAGGCAGGTAAGAGATGTGAGAGTCGCTGGGACTCAAAGGACAGCTGGCCTGAAAGAAATAatgagacaaagacaaaagagGATTAGCAAAGAGGGGTACACCACGGAGACCATATACAAGTATAAGCATAAAGCATAGAATTAATATGAGTATAATCAGTGTGACATTCTCATTCTGTCTGCAGTGATCTGTTATACTTTGTCAATGgtagtttaaaacaaaaaggggTGTGCTCTTATAGATAAATACACAGCAACACTACATGAGCAAatgtttgtgcacccctgaccatcacaccaatCCCATTGCAATGCTACGGAGTTCGAAGtcattctatacaattgtgtgcgtTCAGATTTggggcacaatcacacatcacatATAGGTGTGTTGATCAGATGTAAACATATTTTTGACCCTTTTTGGTTCCCTCTTAATAAGAGGAGGAAAAATGCAGCTTGgcactgaaaaaaaacaaacaaatcgtTATATGATTATGAATATAGTTTTATCCTTCTGTAATAAACAATGTCTTCAACTGTTCATCGTTTAAATCAATTTAGATTTAAGGCTCTCTGTGCTATTACTACAACTTAAAGATGACCAAAAGAATAAATAGACATGTAATAACCATGAACACGAATAATGTGAAATCCACGTGGGAGGAGTGCGAGAGGACGAGTGTGAGGCCGTGTCTTATGTCTGCATTTACCTCTGTTATCATGGTAAACGCAGAAATGTTGGACACAATGTTTCTGTGGGTGAGCATCGCTCCTTTTGGGTTTCCTGAGAGGttcagtgagagtgagagagagagagagagagagagagaaagagagggagggagggtgaggttgagagggagagagaaaacatgatctaatgtacacatgcacacagactcaAATATTAGCAAATctataaaacacacatctcCCTGGAAAGCAAATAGAGATCTATGTGCACATGCAGTACATACCTGTGGTTCCACTAGTAAAGCAAATAATAGCCATGTCATCAGGTTTAGGAGGCTATAAAGAaggaaaacattaaatatttgccATCAGGCCATGCGTATGTGAAAGGTGGAAACAATAGGTATAAAAAAACTCGAGGAAAAACAGAGCGGATGATGAGACTCACTATGGGCTTTTGCAGATGGGCTTTTCCAAGAGCCTGGAAAAACAagaaatatctgtgtgtgagaaaggaTGGAAACAAGAAAAGACCTCAGACTTTAACTGGAGGTCAGACAAAACACAGACGGAGGCTCTGGGGTGAGACAGAAAGCCACAGAGAGCTGGTTATGTTTACATGCACGACTACGCATTTAGAGAGCGGAACAGCGATGCAGCTTTCCCAGCAGCTACACACTGAGAAAAAACACTTGCAcactatagatagatagagatagacagacagccagccagataGACATATCTTGGTCACTGCAGAGTACAGGTACATAGCAACGAAATGGCGTTTAgtatctaccagaagtgcaaatagCACAAAAACTGTGCAAAGGAacaattgcagataaacagataaagctATGGCAGGTAATGTGTGCATAAGAATAATAAGTGCATAGGAATATGTGAATGTCCTAGTTGTATAGACAACATGATAtttcaatcaatctatctaattttatatatatatgaggacACTGCC includes the following:
- the acsl1b gene encoding long-chain-fatty-acid--CoA ligase 1b — encoded protein: MQAQELLKQLRVPELAEVRDYLRSLSTGTLVGMGAFAALTTFWYTTRPKSIKPPCDLHMQSVEVPGGEFARRSVLVDADNLLSFYYDDATTMYEVFTRGLRVSNNGPCLGFRQPKHPYEWLSYSEVAERAERLGSALLHKGHSKTKEQFIGIFAQSRPEWTISELACYTYSLVSVPLYDTLGTEAIDYIINKTGIATVVCDTPVKARLVLDCVSEKQHSLKTLILMDEFDSELVAQAQQCGVDVISLKDAEALGKAHLQKPIPPKPDDMAIICFTSGTTGNPKGAMLTHRNIVSNISAFTMITEASCPLSPSDSHISYLPLAHMFERVVQGVMLLHGGRIGYFKGDIRCLMDDLMTLRPTVFPVVPRLLNRMYDKIFGQANTPLKRRILEFAFRRKEAEMLSGIMRRNSFWDKIIFKKVQDSVGGKVRLMLTGAAPISAHVLTFLRAALGCQFYEGYGQTECTAGCTVTLAGDWSAGHVGPPLPCNLMKLVDVAEMNYLAVNGEGEVCVKGPNVFKGYLKDPEKTEEAMDQDGWLHTGDIGKWLPNGTLKIVDRKKHIFKLAQGEYIAPEKIENIYIRSEAVAQAFVHGDSLQACLVAIIVPDPDFLRGWANKRGFHGSYEELCSSKEVKNAILEEILKLGKEGGLKSFEQVKDITLHSEMFSIQNGLLTPTLKAKRNELRNHFRQQIDQLYSKIHM